One segment of Rosa chinensis cultivar Old Blush chromosome 6, RchiOBHm-V2, whole genome shotgun sequence DNA contains the following:
- the LOC112172301 gene encoding pentatricopeptide repeat-containing protein At2g15690, mitochondrial has product MASLMAIRRARTPAPLSSIFNKVRPLHPSHSFHCNTLQTLTISKTLSTFAVPNEYPGAAPQQTPPSDHRNLNPDQWSPPNQGYGNPNQWNSQTQHHYQGQNQSYPQRGNSNQWNPQAQGQSYPQQQNANPFPSQNQSYPQRGSPNQWCPQRQNPNPNFEQPPRSPNQWNDQNQNRGYPQYGNPSQGNPPNPNFQQPRNPNQWNNQNQNRGYPQSGYPNQGAPQAQSPNQWNNKNQAVNEAAAVVVPPSIDDLRRLCEEGKVKEALQLMDEEGVKADADCFHSLFKLCGDSKSFENAKKVHDFFLQSTYRSSRDLSHKVIEMYGKCGSMTDARRVFDHLVEKNIDSWHLMINWYADNGLGDDALQMFELMREQGLKPNSDTFLAVFAACASADAVEEAFLHFDSMKQEYGFDPEVEHYLGILDVLGKCGHLHEAVDYIEKLPFEPTVEVWEALWNYARIHGDIDLEDHAEELMVALDPSKAITNKIPTPPPKKRTAISMLDGKNRITEFKNPTLYKDDEKLKALNSMRGGGYVPDTRYVLHDIDQEAKEQALLYHSERLAIAYGLISTPARTPLRIIKNLRVCGDCHNAIKIMSKIVGRELIVRDNKRFHHFKDGKCSCGDYW; this is encoded by the coding sequence ATGGCCTCTCTCATGGCGATTCGACGCGCTCGAACCCCAGCACCACTCTCTTCCATCTTCAACAAGGTACGGCCTCTCCACCCTTCTCACTCATTTCACTGCAACACCCTCCAAACCCTAACCATTTCCAAAACCCTGAGCACCTTCGCCGTCCCAAACGAGTACCCAGGGGCTGCTCCACAGCAAACCCCACCCTCCGACCATAGAAATCTAAACCCTGATCAGTGGAGCCCACCAAACCAGGGTTACGGAAACCCTAACCAGTGGAATTCACAGACCCAGCACCATTATCAGGGTCAGAATCAGAGCTATCCACAACGTGGGAACTCTAATCAGTGGAATCCCCAGGCTCAGGGTCAGAGCTATCCTCAGCAGCAAAACGCTAATCCATTTCCTAGCCAGAATCAGAGCTACCCACAGCGTGGGAGCCCTAATCAGTGGTGTCCTCAGcgtcaaaaccctaaccctaattttgAGCAGCCACCCAGAAGCCCAAATCAGTGGAATGATCAGAATCAGAATCGAGGATACCCCCAATATGGAAACCCTAGCCAGGGGAACCCTCCAAATCCCAATTTTCAGCAACCCAGGAACCCAAATCAGTGGAACAATCAGAATCAGAATCGGGGATACCCCCAATCTGGATATCCTAATCAGGGGGCCCCTCAGGCTCAGAGCCCTAACCAGTGGAACAACAAGAATCAGGCGGTGAATGAAGCCGCCGCGGTTGTTGTGCCaccttcgattgatgatttgagGCGGTTATGTGAAGAGGGGAAGGTTAAAGAAGCGCTTCAGTTGATGGATGAAGAGGGGGTTAAGGCTGATGCTGATTGCTTTCATTCTTTGTTTAAATTGTGTGGGGATTCGAAGTCGTTTGAGAATGCAAAGAAAGTTCATGACTTCTTTTTGCAGTCGACATATAGGAGTAGTCGTGACTTGAGCCATAAAGTGATTGAAATGTATGGAAAGTGTGGAAGCATGACTGATGCACGGAGAGTGTTTGATCACCTGGTGGAGAAGAACATTGATTCTTGGCATTTGATGATCAACTGGTATGCAGATAATGGGTTAGGAGATGATGCGTTGCAGATGTTTGAGCTGATGAGGGAGCAAGGGTTGAAGCCCAATTCTGACACTTTCCTTGCAGTTTTTGCAGCTTGTGCTAGTGCAGATGCTGTGGAAGAAGCATTTTTACATTTCGACTCAATGAAACAGGAGTACGGATTTGATCCAGAAGTGGAGCATTATTTGGGGATTCTAGATGTGCTTGGAAAATGTGGTCATCTGCATGAAGCAGTTGATTATATTGAGAAACTCCCATTTGAGCCTACAGTGGAAGTTTGGGAGGCATTGTGGAATTATGCTCGGATCCATGGAGATATTGATCTTGAagatcatgctgaggagttaaTGGTTGCTCTTGATCCGTCAAAGGCTATTACTAATAAGATCCCAACTCCACCACCAAAAAAGCGTACTGCTATTAGCATGCTTGATGGGAAAAACAGAATCACTGAGTTCAAAAATCCCACATTGTACAAGGATGATGAAAAGTTAAAGGCTCTCAATTCGATGAGAGGAGGAGGTTATGTTCCAGACACAAGATATGTTCTTCATGACATTGACCAGGAGGCAAAGGAGCAAGCCTTGCTCTATCACAGTGAGCGTTTGGCAATCGCATATGGTCTAATTAGTACTCCGGCAAGGACACCGCTTAGGATCATCAAAAACCTTCGTGTTTGTGGTGACTGTCACAATGCCATTAAGATCATGTCTAAGATTGTTGGAAGGGAATTAATTGTTAGGGACAATAAACGTTTTCATCATTTCAAGGATGGAAAATGCTCTTGTGGGGATTATTGGTGA
- the LOC112173213 gene encoding calmodulin-like protein 30 codes for MSNVSFLDFQYNLSKRKFLRKPTRLFSSRDRQNSGLTPTFEPNLNEMKRVFEKFDTNKDGKISQQDYKTILRALGKESMVGEVPKIFKIVDLDGDGFINFKEFMEVHKKAGGVRTIDIQNAFQTFDLNGDGKISAEEVMEVLKRLGERCSLEECQRMVRAVDTDGDGMVDMDEFMTMMTRSMRRT; via the coding sequence ATGTCGAACGTGAGCTTCCTTGATTTCCAGTATAACCTTTCAAAAAGGAAGTTTCTGCGCAAACCAACTCGATTGTTTTCCTCCCGGGACAGACAAAACTCTGGCTTAACACCTACTTTTGAGCCAAATCTCAATGAGATGAAGCGGGTCTTTGAGAAATTTGACACCAACAAGGATGGGAAGATATCTCAGCAGGATTACAAGACAATATTGAGAGCACTTGGAAAGGAAAGCATGGTtggagaagtgccaaagatatTCAAGATTGTTGATTTGGACGGGGATGGGTTTATTAACTTCAAGGAGTTCATGGAAGTGCACAAGAAGGCAGGTGGGGTGAGGACAATCGACATCCAGAATGCTTTCCAAACATTTGATCTGAATGGGGATGGAAAAATAAGTGCGGAAGAAGTTATGGAAGTGCTGAAGAGGCTGGGAGAGAGGTGCAGCCTCGAAGAATGCCAGCGAATGGTTAGAGCGGTAGACACCGATGGTGATGGTATGGTCGACATGGACGAGTTCATGACTATGATGACCCGATCCATGCGACGTACTTAG
- the LOC112173212 gene encoding protein disulfide-isomerase SCO2 gives MLATNPSLFFPSKPSIALRCSAAAGDPPRGAAFPRLVQFPFAASDVASVSGRIGLDTEPDGGGAARLRGGSSGGAIKVTAKEPKWSRDRESYLVDDGDALPLPMTYPDTAPVTPEVIEQRLRCDPVVEDCKIVVYEWTGKCRSCQGSGYASYYNKRGKENVCKCIPCQGIGYVQKITTRTNIDVMEDLDNGKPP, from the exons ATGTTGGCTACTAACCCTAGCCTCTTCTTCCCCTCCAAACCCTCCATTGCCCTCCGCTGCAGCGCCGCCGCCGGCGACCCACCTCGAGGCGCCGCATTCCCTCGCCTGGTCCAGTTTCCCTTCGCCGCCTCCGACGTCGCCTCCGTCAGCGGCCGAATCGGCCTCGACACCGAACCCGACGGAGGCGGCGCGGCTCGGCTCCGCGGCGGAAGCTCCGGCGGTGCTATTAAGGTGACGGCCAAGGAGCCGAAGTGGTCGAGGGATAGAGAGAGTTACTTGGTCGACGATGGAGACGCGCTGCCTCTCCCCATGACTTATCCAGATACGGCTCCGGTGACGCCGGAGGTGATTGAGCAGAGGCTCCGGTGCGACCCTGTAGTCGAG GATTGCAAGATAGTAGTGTATGAATGGACAGGAAAGTGTAGGAGTTGCCAGGGCTCAGGATACGCTAGTTATTATAATAAAAGAGGGAAGGAAAATGTCTGCAAATGCATACCTTGCCAAGGAATCG GATATGTACAAAAGATAACAACTCGCACCAACATTGATGTAATGGAAGATTTGGATAACGGAAAACCACCATGA
- the LOC112170830 gene encoding protein FAR1-RELATED SEQUENCE 5-like, giving the protein MDTISDEDEEQIALGQEVTKNIVCINNELLSSREVAFLDEDEFGLQGYDEFSLLGENGIHLQGEEEDDLVSEDEVDVQTEETFQYNDSSLSSNEDKEKKEELYIGMEFSSDENAYKAYAKYGGKSCFNVRKQRKKRNNKGLVVRLLYCCSKEGYRKTRTKRETSYSLPVTRVGCKAHLSCYRQSNGKFKIVSFETNHNHELIKTPMKHMLKINRSFSKAQKEHADDAEMSGISAKATVELMSREVGGRENLGFMEKDYRNYIHRKRRVKMEKGDAGAIFQYFQKMKEDNSSSFYSMQLDEDDMITNIFWADERSVSDYGLFGDVVCFDTTYQTNEYGRPFAPFVGVNHHKQTVVFGAALLYDETIESFKWLFETFLGAMSGKQPKTILTDQSAAMASAIAEVFPVTYHRLCVWHIYQNAAKRLSRVFHGSEQFAHDFGKCVYDYEDEDDWLLAWSNMLEKHNLKEDKWLKNLFDMRKKWALPSYDLLCFFEHYERVLADRRYEELIADFKMMQPSPVLSANVEMLQHAEEVYTPEAFRLFQQQYTSIGDYVANKVSKSEMKYEYKVSYRGVAREHLVKFDASEQTITCSCMKFNFVGILSRHALKVLDRKNVRRIPPTCILNRWSKEAKARSITCYHGPKTNENLKQSIGKRYSHLCRNYREIASFATEHEELTTYADEYAIELLKNLEEKKKKLLKEDAWVIQTSDVGALEGEVSNARGVKRKATVGRPRGRHGRFKGVLEGKNCKATFKSSTSVASKAAKKQLSFQDSIPISDNFEQQEVNEYEVPMLDFATQESNLSAGTQVSVYGTSVTLQNDFSFTQMLQEISMNHANSSQSNEEGKKQLGS; this is encoded by the exons ATGGATACCATCTCTGACGAGGATGAAGAACAGATTGCGCTTGGACAGGAG GTTACAAAGAATATAGTATGTATAAATAATGAGTTATTAAGTAGTAGAGAAGTTGCTTTTCTAGATGAGGATGAATTCGGTTTGCAAGGTTATGACGAGTTCAGTTTGCTGGGTGAGAATGGAATTCATTTGcaaggtgaggaagaagatgatttagTAAGTGAGGATGAAGTTGATGTGCAAACTGAGGAGACTTTTCAATATAATGATTCTTCTTTAAGTTCAAATGAGgacaaagagaagaaagaagaactatATATCGGAATGGAGTTTAGTTCTGATGAGAACGCATATAAAGCTTATGCTAAATATGGAGGAAAATCTTGTTTCAATGTGAGAAAACAACGAAAGAAGAGAAACAACAAGGGTTTGGTTGTAAGGTTGCTTTATTGCTGCTCAAAAGAAGGTTATCGAAAGACCAGAACAAAGAGGGAAACATCTTATTCATTACCAGTTACAAGGGTCGGTTGTAAAGCCCATCTGAGTTGCTATCGTCAAAGCAACGGAAAATTCAAGATTGTGTCGTTTGAGACAAATCACAATCATGAGTTGATTAAAACACCTATGAAGCATATGTTAAAGATTAATCGAAGTTTCTCTAAAGCTCAAAAAGAACATGCTGATGATGCTGAGATGTCAGGAATTTCAGCAAAAGCAACAGTTGAATTGATGAGTAGAGAAGTTGGGGGACGAGAGAATCTTGGTTTTATGGAAAAGGATTATCGAAATTACATACATCGAAAGCGAAGGGTGAAGATGGAAAAAGGAGATGCTGGAGCTATATTTCAATACTTCCAAAAAATGAAAGAGGATAATTCATCTTCTTTTTATTCAATGCAACTTGATGAGGATGATATGATCACGAATATTTTTTGGGCAGATGAGCGTTCAGTAAGTGATTATGGTCTTTTTGGGGACGTCGTTTGTTTTGACACAACTTATCAGACTAATGAATATGGTAGACCATTTGCTCCATTTGTTGGGGTCAATCATCATAAGCAAACAGTGGTATTTGGTGCAGCTTTATTATATGATGAAACCATTGAGTCCTTTAAGTGGCTTTTTGAGACTTTTCTTGGAGCGATGTCTGGAAAGCAACCAAAAACCATACTTACAGACCAATCTGCAGCAATGGCTAGTGCAATAGCAGAAGTATTTCCTGTAACTTATCATAGACTATGTGTTTGGCATATTTACCAAAATGCTGCAAAGAGGTTAAGTCGTGTGTTTCACGGATCAGAACAGTTTGCTCATGATTTTGGAAAGTGCGTATATGACtatgaggatgaagatgattggtTATTGGCATGGAGTAATATGCTCGAGAAACACAATTTGAAGGAGGATAAATGGTTAAAGAATTTGTTTGATATGAGAAAAAAATGGGCATTG CCTAGTTATGACCTGTTGTGCTTCTTTGAACACTATGAGAGAGTTTTGGCTGATCGACGATATGAGGAATTAATTGCTGACTTCAAGATGATGCAACCCTCTCCTGTGTTATCTGCTAATGTAGAGATGTTGCAACATGCAGAGGAGGTGTACACCCCAGAAGCTTTTAGACTCTTCCAGCAACAATACACAAGTATTGGTGATTATGTTGCTAATAAAGTTAGCAAGTCTGAGATGAAATATGAATACAAAGTATCATATCGTGGTGTTGCTCGAGAGCATTTGGTAAAATTTGATGCTTCAGAGCAAACAATAACTTGTAGTTGCATGAAGTTTAATTTTGTTGGGATTTTAAGCCGTCATGCATTGAAAGTGTTGGATAGGAAGAACGTGAGAAGAATCCCTCCTACTTGCATATTAAATCGATGGAGTAAAGAAGCTAAGGCAAGAAGCATCACTTGTTATCATGGACCAAAGACTAATGAAAATCTCAAGCAGTCGATTGGAAAGCGGTACAGCCATTTGTGTCGTAATTATCGTGAGATTGCATCCTTTGCCACAGAACATGAGGAATTAACAACGTATGCAGATGAATATGCCATCGAGTTGCTTaaaaatttggaagaaaagaagaagaaacttttGAAAGAAGATGCATGGGTGATTCAAACTTCAGATGTTGGAGCTTTGGAAGGTGAAGTATCAAATGCACGTGGAGTTAAAAGAAAAGCTACTGTTGGACGACCACGCGGTCGTCATGGTAGATTTAAAGGTGTTCTTGAAGGGAAAAATTGTAAAGCCACATTTAAATCATCAACATCTGTAGCAAGTAAAGCCGCAAAGAAACAACTATCCTTCCAG GATTCTATTCCTATTAGTGACAATTTTGAGCAACAGGAAGTCAATGAATATGAAGTTCCAATGCTTGATTTTGCAACTCAA GAATCCAATCTTAGCGCTGGTACCCAAGTATCAGTTTATGGTACAAGTGTAACTTTGCAGAATGACTTTTCTTTCACTCAAATGCTCCAG GAAATTTCAATGAATCATGCTAATTCTTCACAAAGTAATGAAGAAGGCAAAAAGCAGCTGGGAAGTTGA
- the LOC112169484 gene encoding probable LRR receptor-like serine/threonine-protein kinase At1g67720 has protein sequence MFWLFFWAKLLCLPRTNMSLWLLLLWMVTIPLQANSQSNPRGYLLNCGAGASSNNDVIVGSLKYVTDEGYISVGKTSNIKQKDLVPILTTLRYFPDKSGRKYCYEFPVIKDGKYLVRTTYYYGGFDGGKEPPVFDQIVDGTKWSVVNTTEDFANGLSSYYEMVVSAKGKELSVCLARNNMTGTDSSPFISALELEYLDDSVYNSTDFNKYGLSTVARANFGTPTNGDVIGFPDDKFNRLWQPFKDKNPVSTNKADVTPSDFWNVPPAKLFENSITTSRGKELQLQWPPVSLPNAAYYIALYFQDNRNPSPFSWRVFNVSVNGKPFSGNLNVTTKGLTVYAAQWPLSGKTEIVLAPAGGMAVGPVITAGEIMQIFPLGLATLHRDVEAMHEVKRSFENPPSDWSGDPCLPEANSWTGVTCSHGNSSRVISLNLTSVGLSGSLSPNMANLTALHHIWLGDNKLKGEIPDMGSLKELETLHLENNQLEGQIPESLGKLPKLREIYLQNNKLKGNVPDTRQTKKIQIS, from the exons ATGTTTTGGCTTTTTTTCTGGGCAAAGCTTTTGTGCCTTCCCAGGACAAACATGTCCCTCTGGCTCCTACTCCTATGGATGGTCACCATTCCTCTCCAAGCCAACTCTCAAAGTAACCCTAGAG GTTACCTCCTAAACTGTGGCGCTGGGGCCTCATCCAATAATGATGTGATCGTAGGTAGCCTGAAGTATGTCACAGATGAAGGTTACATATCAGTTGGAAAAACGAGCAACATCAAGCAGAAAGACTTGGTTCCCATACTCACTACATTGCGCTATTTTCCAGACAAGTCTGGGCGAAAATATTGTTATGAATTTCCAGTGATCAAAGATGGAAAGTACCTTGTGAGGACGACTTACTATTATGGTGGTTTTGATGGTGGGAAGGAGCCACCGGTGTTTGACCAAATCGTGGATGGGACAAAGTGGAGTGTAGTTAACACAACAGAGGACTTTGCCAATGGACTTAGCTCGTATTATGAGATGGTGGTGTCGGCAAAGGGGAAGGAACTAAGTGTGTGTCTTGCTAGGAATAACATGACGGGGACTGATTCTAGTCCCTTCATCTCAGCTCTTGAGCTGGAGTACTTGGATGACTCGGTGTATAACTCCACCGATTTTAACAAGTATGGACTTAGTACTGTGGCAAGGGCGAACTTCGGAACTCCTACTAATGGTGACGTAATTGG CTTTCCAGATGACAAATTCAACCGGTTATGGCAACCATTCAAGGACAAGAACCCTGTGTCCACTAACAAGGCCGATGTCACTCCCTCTGATTTCTGGAATGTCCCACCAGCAAAATTATTCGAGAATTCTATCACAACAAGCCGAGGGAAGGAACTTCAGCTCCAGTGGCCACCTGTGTCACTCCCCAACGCAGCTTACTACATTGCATTGTATTTCCAGGACAACCGGAACCCAAGCCCTTTTAGTTGGAGAGTCTTCAATGTTTCAGTGAATGGCAAGCCCTTCTCTGGCAATCTCAATGTCACCACCAAGGGTTTAACAGTTTATGCAGCACAGTGGCCTCTGTCTGGAAAGACTGAGATTGTCCTAGCCCCTGCCGGGGGCATGGCTGTTGGGCCGGTCATCACTGCTGGTGAGATCATGCAGATTTTTCCTCTTGGATTAGCAACGCTCCACAGAGATG TCGAGGCAATGCATGAGGTGAAAAGGAGTTTTGAGAACCCACCTTCCGATTGGAGTGGCGATCCTTGTTTGCCTGAAGCCAATTCTTGGACTGGTGTTACATGTTCTCATGGAAATTCTTCTCGAGTGATATCTCT GAATTTAACTAGCGTCGGGCTATCTGGGTCACTATCACCAAACATGGCAAACTTAACTGCCCTACACCATAT TTGGCTTGGCGATAACAAACTTAAAGGCGAGATCCCAGACATGGGCTCATTAAAGGAGTTGGAAACTTT GCATCTGGAGAACAACCAGCTTGAAGGACAAATCCCTGAATCATTAGGCAAACTTCCAAAATTACGTGAGAT ATATCTTCAGAATAACAAACTTAAGGGCAATGTGCCTGACACGCGACAAACGAAGAAAATACAGATCA GTTGA